In Theileria equi strain WA chromosome 3, complete sequence, the genomic window tggaaCTGTGCCCATTTTGTAGTCCTAGCGACTAATAATCTTTGTATTAAACTTCAAATGGCTGGAGCGCAAGTCGGAAGTTTGTCTGTTGATATTCCAGCCAGCTTATCATAAAAGTCGGCCTCTTTAATGCACTTCCATTTGTCATCCTTCTTTTCTAGATAGAGTGATGAGAAATTATGTCCATCGTTGATGTATAGTTTCAAAATCTCAGTATTTCCTTTCGCATAAACCTCACAAAAGAAGCATGCTTTCCCTTTATCCTTTAATTCCCATAGAGTTGAAGTATCATATATAACCTTTTCGACCATATATTCTGGTGTCATGCTATATAGTCTGGCAGTTATACCATCCCTTTCATGCAGTGCCACTTTATGTGAATTACTATCTTCAAGAGATGTGCATAATAATGGGTCAGAACTTGCAGGATTTAGGGTATTTGAATCAGATGTCAAAGCTAACTGAAGAACcagagattcttcagtaAGAGTAATAGAGGGGAGTGTATCTAGTACCTACCAAGGATAGGGGAGTATCCGTGAGTCACTACTTAGGAGCTTGAGGTGGAAGagtagactcttcactAGGTGTTACAGTGGAAGTAGACCCTGCCATAATTGCCTTTagtttatttaaaaatacatcTCTAGTGActtccttccattcattaccagccttttcaaagaatttatACCACCTTGATAGATTCTCTACCGTAACAATCTCCAGTAACTCCTTATCACCTTTCCTGTAAATAAGACAAGAAATACAACGATTGAGACTATCATTACTAGTCCACAGGTCCTTATTACCACCCTTTACTTTCTTTGCATGATAGCCAGGCTTTGGGAAATATGAATTAGTAGTAATGCCTAGTAACTCTGCTTCAAAAACAGTACACTGATCGGTGCTACTAGCTAATGAAAGATCAATCTCAAACTTGATACGCAATTTGTAGGATCCCTTAAACTCTTAATCGTAGCATCACTATTATTACAGACACTCCATCCATTCTCAGTCTTTACATAATCTCTTCGTGATATTCCAGATAAAGTTCTGAGAGTGATTAATATAAGTTCAGGAGTACCATCCTTGTTGAGATAAACTCTGGCATACTCGAATgtttctccagaggaacGAGTATAAACCTCTTCAGTGCCATTCACGAGCCTAGAGATGCTAACACCCTTGTTAGAGACGACCAGTTTTATTGCATTACCAGCAAAGGAATAGTCGAAGGATTTACATAGTAATCTATTAGGATGAGAGATATCAAGGGTAAGACCATCTTTTCCCGATTCTTCTATCATCATCTCTATCTTCTCAACAAACACTTCCTTATCAATCTCACTCCATGCTTCATCagccttttcaaagtatttagACTTAGTTCCAGTACTATCAGAAGTTTCCAAGTAGATAACCTTGGTAGTATTCTTAGCATaagattctacaagaaGACACTTTTCATATCCAGAAGCCTCCCATAGAGTAGCTCCAGAGTCTacaacagaggatatatgGAAGACACTTTTTGGAGTAACGGTCTTGAAGGATACTCCGGATTCTGTTTCTGTATACACATCTAACTTTGTCTCATTTGGAGTGACGAGATCCAGGATAATTGGAGTACCATCAACATGATCAGGTGAGGGAGTAACTTTCTTATCTGTTTTACTTTTACTAGAAAACCAACAAAAGAGTCTTGCGCTACAAAACCTTACCAGACACACCGCCCACACTAGTGCCAGAATCCTCATGTTTTCTAGCCATCACTCCTCAAGAAGGTAGGGAATATTTCGGCCTTATTAACAGGGTATTCCCTCGTATGTTTTCCTGTAAAAGGTAGGTAGTGCGGAAGAGAATGTATATTCATTCCTGTCTGGACCCTATCGGAATGCCAAaaaaaattataaatcaTCACTTTGCGCTAAACATCAGTGTAGCATGTAGACGATAAATCTAAGCTAAAATGCACCGAGTACAATCGTCACGAATTATCACTCTTTTGTGATCCCTTGAATGATTCGTTAACAGTTACATTGTCCAAAATTTCTAGCACCTTCAACTGCCTCTGAATGTACCCTGGCATGCTATATACATTCAAACCTGAGTATTGCGTAAATTATAGCTGTAAACTCACCCATTGTATTGTAAACGTGACCCGATTCATATGGATTTGCAAACGATGCAAACTGGTTTAGAGGTATTTCattgttgtaaatgtcAAAATTGTTGAACTTCGTAACATTAAAGGCTGTATCCAATTGCGGATTCACAACAAGCTCTATAATATCTCGTGTAGAATGCAAACGCCAAGACTATCTTGGCAAAATGTGAACTTACCAGTCTCACAGTCTGTGGAGAGAGTTGATACATTATCCCTGCATTTTTGTTCCTTGTGATATAAAATCTTTCTATCTATCCATATACGACCTCCTCGGCCCATTCTACGTGAAATTCTCATCCTCTTATAGTCTTGTGTATTTGGAGGCTCTACCGAGTCGATAGTTACTGTCTCGTTCTGCACGGACTTTAGTCTCGGCAATGTGGGCTTTTCCTCAGTGGGCCTGAATTAACGTTATAATTGCTCAACTGGTCAAAACTTTGTGTAATAAACCtacttttgaaaatttttcttcttcttggtCGACTTGTGCTTTTTGTTATCCATGACACATTCCCAAAATGGGCACGTGTAGGTGATATCTATATTCTCATTCCTCCGCTGATCCCAGAGGATAACTTCAAGTTCTGCCAACACCAGCTTTTTCTCGTCCCTCTGGCGCATTTTTGCAAGAATTTTAAGGACCCTTTTAAACCCATCAATGAGGTGAAACATATATTGCAGATTCTCAACATATGTCTTTCTAGGCTTGCGCAGGAGCATTTTTTCCTTGGCACGAGGTCTAAAAAGCGCTAGTGGTGACGTATCACTAGGGTTCGTCTGAGGCCACAAATGGCGCACCAGAGGACGACCATATTCTGATCTTCTATTGACCCAGTGCTGTAATGTtatgaatgaatgaggTACATTGGTATGTATGGAGTTTTCCGGGTACACTTTTATTCCATTTCAACCTTGGTAATTGTGCACACCACGATAACTTTACTACGTAAAAGACCTCAAATTAAACTCCCATGGGTTTCTGGTATCGTAAATGCAGAGTTTTTCAGTGCCGTGAGATTGAATCTGTCCCCTAACAACTTCATACTTTTTTGTCAAATAGTATCCATTGTTATACCATGATTCAATTGTTATCTTAGGACGCTGTAATCCCCTTTTGAATATCACTCTCCTCTCAATTAACCCGTTTAACATTCCCTCAAGTATGTGCTGGCCATATTTAACTATGCCAATAGTGGCAAAGTCTACTGCATGTTTTTTTATGGTATATTTGATAGAAGCAGGTTTTTTATCCTCTTTATTTGTTTTGCTTTCTGGATCATGCGGATGTTCCTGCTCTGTAAGATCTGTACAGTCCATTTTAATCATATCTGTATTTATAGACCCCAATAAGTCAAGCTCTATTGGAGTCCTAATTATCTGTATATATCTAGAGTCACCTATCCTTAAATATTCTTCGATAGTCCTAACAGCCATATTATTTGATCCTCTAAATAGGCTAATAACTCTCACATATTTTGAACCATCATTCCTTAACGTAACAAGCACGATCCGCCTTGTAATAGCAAAGTCTCCATAGGCTATGAGCGCCCCTGTACAATAGTTAGTATACTTGTGCATAAATTGGAATAAATGTAGTAATGGGCAACTAACCATCATCACTGACATTCCCAATGATATAAGAAGTTTGACACCTCGTTTTAACTGTATAGTAAGTAGAAGTAGGGTCTTCTGCGGATACAACTTTCCTTATCCCTCTTGGCAGCTCTCCAGATATGTCCAGGTGTACCAACATCTTGACCTTGTAGGGTGTACATTTCACATTAATAGATGCTAGTATGACGGTCAAAAGGAAAAGGGTATGTGTAAACAATTGCATGACTACTACCATTGTGTTTTGTATTGTTTTCCTTGTATTATGGAATAATTGCACTACTTTTGAATGCTTGATGGTATATTATTCTCCCTATATACTTTATAATCCCTGGATAACCATTCCTTCCGAATAGTGCTAATTCTGGG contains:
- a CDS encoding hypothetical protein (encoded by transcript BEWA_000470A), with product MTPEYMVEKVIYDTSTLWELKDKGKACFFCEVYAKGNTEILKLYINDGHNFSSLYLEKKDDKWKCIKEADFYDKLAGISTDKLPTCAPAI
- a CDS encoding signal peptide-containing protein (encoded by transcript BEWA_000480A), whose amino-acid sequence is MRILALVWAVCLVRFCSARLFCWFSSKSKTDKKVTPSPDHVDGTPIILDLVTPNETKLDVYTETESGVSFKTVTPKSVFHISSVVDSGATLWEASGYEKCLLVESYAKNTTKVIYLETSDSTGTKSKYFEKADEAWSEIDKEVFVEKIEMMIEESGKDGLTLDISHPNRLLCKSFDYSFAGNAIKLVVSNKGVSISRLVNGTEEVYTRSSGETFEYARVYLNKDGTPELILITLRTLSGISRRDYVKTENGWSVCNNSDATIKSLRDPTNCVSSLRLIFH